Part of the Aquimarina sp. TRL1 genome, CATACGTATTATCAGAAAAAGGAAGCTCACAGATATCAGCCTTGACATCAGCAAGCGGTGAATGTAGGTCTGTGGTTGTATAATCCAGGTGATGTAATCCCTTGAATTTTTTGTAAAAAGCCTGCTCTGGAGCAAAGTGTAGTACTTTTGCCGGGGCAGAGAAAAAGTCAGTTTCATTCTTTAAATACAACCACAAGAGTCGGTGTCTTTCTAGTGATAGCGTAGAGGGTGATAAAACATTTTCTCTGGGGTTTTCATATCCATAGGGTAAAAACTTAGAAAAAGACTTCCCGTCAATAGGATCAGTATACTTCTTTCCACGAAGTATAAGTGCTAAAACAGGACGTATTAGATAACTAAACCGTATAAGAATAGGTCTGGGTATGGTATTCAGGATGAATTTAAATACTTTCTTCACCTTATTATTGTCTTTTTTGTGTAAAATCTAAAGAAGAAGATTTTTCCTATGTATACTTTAGACTACCAGCAATTCTTTTCTAAAAGCATCTTCTTCATCTGTTTCTATTCCCAGCGCTTTATTGATGTATTTAAAAGTAGAAAGAATCTCAGGCTGACCATCAACAATCGCTACATCATGCTCGAAGTGGGCGCTTGGTTTTCCATCTTTTGTAAGAATTGTCCACCCATCTCTTAGTTGTTTGATTCGATGCGTACCCATATTAATCATAGGCTCAATAGCAACTACCATTCCTTCTACAAATTTCTTACCACGACCTCTGCGTCCGTAATTCGGCATTTCCGGATCCTCATGCATTTTTCTTCCCAGACCATGTCCAACCAATTCTCTAACAACACCATACCCCGCGGCTTCAGTAAATGATTGAATGGCATACCCAACATCTCCAACCCGGTTTCCAACTTTTAAAGCAGCAATTCCTTTGTATAAAGACTCTTTAGTGATTTTTAAGAGTTGTTCGACTTCAGGGGCAATTTCTCCAACAGCAAAAGTATAGGCATGGTCTCCATAAAATTCATTCTTAATTGCTCCACAATCGATAGAAATAATATCTCCTTCTTCTAATGGGGTGTCATTAGGGATTCCATGAACTACCTGTGCATTAGGACTCATGCATAATGTATTTGGGAAATCATACAGTCCTAGAAAACCGGGAATAGCATCATGATCTCTAATAAACTCTTCGGCTAATTTATCTAATTGTAAGGTAGTAACTCCTGGTTTAACTTCAGAAGCGAGCATTCCTAAGGTTTTAGATACGATTAATGCACTTTCTCGCATTAACTCTATTTCTTCTCTGGTTTTAGTGATAATCATGTGTTGAATTCCTGGTTAAGGGGACAAATTTACAAAGAATTATAGTTTGAAACTGTATTCTTTATTAGAACTTCACGGAGTTTTTTGAATCTTCATTCGGTTAATCTTCGTATGCATGTTTATACGATTTTCCAGATAGGATAGCCAGCATATCTTTTTCCAATGTTTCTCTTGCGTATTCTACATATCGTCCAATTTCTTTTCCGTCTTTGTAAAATATAAATGTCGGCACTCGTTGGATATCTAATCCTTTTTCATGGGCTGACGGCGTTTTTTTAGAACGATCTACAGTAATAAGTTCCAGGTTTTTGTAATCGTAATCAGCGGCATCCAGAATTTTATAAAAGGTAGGAGTTTCTCTTTTACTATCCCCGCACCATGTTCCCATAAATACTTTTATTGTGATATCCCCGAGCAAGGGTTTTATTTTTTGTACGACTTCGCTATCGACATTATACGCATCATAGTTAGGAGAGAACCAAGTAGCATAAGGGGTAGCTTCCAGTGCTTTTCTAGGTTGTTTTCCTATAAGAATGGCAGGTTTTGTCTCTTGTTTGGTTTCAGGGTGCTTTTCGGTAATAACTGAGGTTTCTGAATTGGGAGGAGGAGTGACTGTATCTGTGCTGGTTGTTGTTGCAGTACTTCCACAAGAGGCGATGAGTATGCTGAACAGGGGTAGCAGTAATTTTTTCATAATCTTAATTTTAAAAAGTGAGTGATAAACGTTTCTTTCGAAAAAAATCAATCACTTTATAAAAGATAAAGTGATTGATTTTTTAACCCTGTTACAAATAGCAGAGCTAAGAAACGGTATTTTGTGAATTGCAAATTACGAATTTTCCTTTACACTGGCAGTAACTAAAGAGTGTTGAGTCATTGCTTCGGGTTTGTCTATATTCATCAAGTCTAAGATAGTAGGGGCAATATCACCAAGGATACCATCTTTGATAGGAGTCATGTCCTGATCAATCAAGATTACTGGTACAGGGTTCGTCGTATGTGCAGTATGTGGAGTTCCATCAGGATTAATCATAGTTTCACAATTTCCGTGATCTGCGATCAGGATAGTAGTATAACCATGGGATAACCCGGTTGTAACGATTTTTTCTACACAAGTATCTACTGCTTCACAGGCTTTAATAGCAGCTTCCATAACTCCTGTATGTCCTACCATATCTCCGTTTGCAAAATTAAGACAGACGAAATCCGTATCTTCTTGTTTTAATGCTTCTACTAGTGAATCAGTTAATTCATAGGCACTCATTTCTGGTTGTAAGTCATAAGTGGCAACTTTGGGAGAGTTTTTTAAGATTCTGGATTCTCCTTCAAAAGGTTCTTCTCTACCCCCAGAAAAAAAGAAAGTTACATGCGGGTATTTTTCAGTTTCAGCAATTCTGATTTGCTTTTTGCCTGCTTTAGCAAGGACTTCTCCCAGCGTTTCTGTAATGTTGTCTTTATTATAAATAACATTGATGCCGGTAAAGCTTTCATCATAATTGGTCATAGTTACATAATATAACGGCAGCTTTTTGGTATTGTATTCCGGCATGTCTTTTTGAGAGAGCATTTCGGTTAACTCTCTTCCTCGATCCGTTCTGAAGTTAAAGAAAATAACCACATCATCTGCTGCGATCGTCGCTACTGCTTTATTATCTTTTTGAAGCGAAATAGGTTTTATAAATTCATCTGTAATATCATTGTCATAGCTTTCCTGTATACTTTTGATACTATTGGTAGAAGGGGTTCCTTCGCCATGTACTACTAAATCATAAGCTAACTTTACACGTTCCCATCGCTTATCTCTATCCATTGCATAATATCGTCCTACAATAGAGGCGAGAGAACCGGTGGTTTTCTCCATATATGCTTCTATGGATCGGATATGATCTATTCCTGATTGAGGGTCGACATCTCTTCCATCTGTAAAGGCGTGTAAATAGATATCTGTAATATCCATCTTATGAGCGGCATCTAATAATCCTTTTATATGATCAATGTGTGAGTGTACACCTCCATCACTGACAAGTCCTAATAAGTGAATCTTTTTTTGATTGGTTTTTGCATATGAAAAAGCAGCGAGTAATTCTTTTTCCTGATGAAGTGTTTGTTTTTCAATAGCCATATTAATTTTAGCCAGATCCTGATATACAATACGACCAGCTCCCAAATTCATATGACCGACCTCACTATTTCCCATTTGTCCATCAGGAAGCCCCACATGTAATCCATCTGTTCTTAAAGAGGCATTGGGATATTTAGTGTATAACCCATCAATAAATGGAGTTTTTGCATTGTCAATTGCAGATACTTTAGGATCGGGAGAGGTTCCCCATCCGTCTAAAATCATCAGGATTACTTTTTTTTTCATGGTCTTTAAAACATTTAATAGCAATATGCAACTATTCGTACATAGGTGCTTTTTATAAAAAGGATCGTAAAATTACAATAAAGCTTAGTAAGCTCCTAAAAAAAACGAGGCTGTATGTACTGGAAGAAACAAGATTTTTGAGATTGTTTTTTTCTAGGAATTATTGGTTTTATAAAGAATAGGAGTATGAAAGGGGAAGAATCATAAGATTCATAAAAGGAGTGGTCGTAGTTTAGGGAATTGATAAAAAAGACGGGAATGTGGAATAAAAAAACAAGTGCATTTTAGCACTTGTTTTTTTATTATTTAAAATGAATATAAACAGTCTGCTTATGATTGTTGATATTCTCTGATTGCATCTCTTATTTTTTCAATTCGATTATCCGGATCAGGATGTGTACTTTGGAATTCAGGAGTTCTGTTAGGTCCTGCAGCTTCTTTTAGAATTCTCATGACTTCGATCATTTCTTCAGGATTATACCCTGCCTTAATCATAAACCGAACTCCAAGTTTATCACTTTCTAGTTCATCATCCCTTCCATTTCCCAGGAGTACATTTTGTCCGATTTGATTAACAATACCGCCGGCATCTGCTCCTACAGAGGCTCCGGTTGCAATTGTTTTCCAGAAATCGTGTTCTGCGATTCGTTCTGCGGAATGTCTACCAAGTACATGTCCGATTTCATGTCCTAGTACCCCAGCAACTTGATCTTCATTCTGTAATCGGGATAATAAAGCATAGGTAATGAATATTTGTCCTCCAGGAAGGGCAAATGCATTAATTGTATTTGGGTCTGCTAATAAATGAAATTCATATTTATACGGGGTTTCTCTAGCTGTAGTACTATTCACTAATTTTCTTCCTACCATATCAATGTAATTCTGTAATTTTTGATCCGGATAGAGTCCTCCATGTTGATTTGCCATTTGTGGAGCACTTTGCAATCCAATTGCAATTTCCTGATCAGTACTCATATTGATATTTTGTACCCGATCTGTGTATGGATTAAGAGTTTTGTTGTTACATTTTTTGATAAACGCAAAAGCAACTATTGCTACTCCTATTAATATCCTTATTTTCAGACCTCCTCGACCTCTCATAGTATCTGTTTTTTTATTGTTTTATAAAAATACTAAATATTAAAAAGCAGGGGGTGATTTTCTTTTTTAAAGATAAAAACCAACGTACTTTTCAAAAAAGCGGGTAACGTGTTTATCAGGTATCGGGTGCAATATAGTTTTTTTGAAAACGTATTATGCATCATTTTCTCCATATTTTTAAACAAGATATTTTTGATAAGGTCTGATTTTGTAGCCTTTATTATTTTCTAAAGAAAAGCTGAGTATAATAATACTTTCCTTGTTTGTCTTTGATAGCTGCAATACCAGTATGAGAATATTCTCCTTCTATATTTGCCTTATGACCACTACTATTAAGCCATCCATTAACAACGCTTTCCGGATCAGGGTATATACTAGCTACATTTTCTGCCACAGCAGTTGCTCCTTCTTCCTCTGATAAGGAACTAGAGCGATCATTAAAGTTATCATGACTAATCGCTGCTTTAGAAATCATATATTCTGTATGATCAACAGCTAATTGATCTGCCGTAGGATTTCTTTCTAAAGCCTGAAGTCCGATACTTTCTCGGTGAGCATTTATGAGTTCAAAAATTTGATTTGTATAGGCTTCGCTCGATCGATTGGTAACCGTATCATCTTCATCCTTACTACAGGAGATTAAGGTTGAAACAGTCACTAAAAACAATACTAAAATTTTAAGGGGCTTTTTCATGATAAAAGTAGATTTTATATTTTCTTATAATAACCCATATTAATTGACTTTAGTATACAACTGCCTAAAGTAATTCGGGATTAATATCCAGGATGTTTTCGTTTATATAGTTTTGAATAAATGTATCGGTAAAATGACTACTACCTAGTAAGTTAGCTTTTTCCAGTTCCTTTTTGATATCAATTTTTCGGTATGCTTTGAGCATAGGGATTGATAAAGGGGTGTATGTATAATGCCAGGGTTCGTATTTGAATCCTTTTCTTCCTTCTTTATTCGTATAAACAAGCTCAAAGCCAAAAGAACTGGCATGACGATCCATCCATTCTTTTAGTTTGCAAAAAGGACCTTCTGAAGCAAAGTTTTTTTCTAATAACAAGCCTTTTGGTTGTGGCGCATTCCCATCTACAATATCAAGATCTGTTCCCCAGTGATGTCTGGAGGTTCCTGGAATTGTAGAATATTCAATAATTTTTTTGATCGCTTGCTCTGGGGTCATTTTTTTAGTAGTGAATGCTTTGTATTTTCGTTCCCATATTCTGTTTTGATGTGCATAATTTCTATAGCTGGAGACTACTTTTATACGAATACCACTTTTACTGGCAGCTTTACTCATTTCCAGAAATGATTGATGTGCCTCTTTTCGCAGTTTGTACGAAGTGCCATAAAGAGTAGGATTGCTTTTTCCCATAAGGTCATCTTTGGAAAAAGAAGGGGTTAAAGAAGCTACAGGAAAACAGGATATCCCTGTTATTCCTAATAAAGATGTTTTAATAAATTCTCTTCGTATCATTTTTACAAATCATTTAATTAGGTTTCACGCTATGGTTAGTTTACTGCTTTGAGGGATGCTTCGAAATTAATAATATATTTCAAAATATCACATGGATTTGCTTTCAGTTCACCTGCTATGGAGTAAGATATTCCCGTCGAAACGAATAAAAAGGAATTTTTTTCAAGAAAAGAAGGTTTTGC contains:
- a CDS encoding class I SAM-dependent methyltransferase, with the protein product MKKVFKFILNTIPRPILIRFSYLIRPVLALILRGKKYTDPIDGKSFSKFLPYGYENPRENVLSPSTLSLERHRLLWLYLKNETDFFSAPAKVLHFAPEQAFYKKFKGLHHLDYTTTDLHSPLADVKADICELPFSDNTYDIIFCNHVLEHIPDDTKAMKELYRILKSGGMAILQIPQDLSRETTFEDDSITDPVERAKIFGQYDHVRVYGRDYFDKLRSIGFKVDEIDYTKTMDKKEISGYCLAPGEILPVCYKH
- the map gene encoding type I methionyl aminopeptidase, with the protein product MIITKTREEIELMRESALIVSKTLGMLASEVKPGVTTLQLDKLAEEFIRDHDAIPGFLGLYDFPNTLCMSPNAQVVHGIPNDTPLEEGDIISIDCGAIKNEFYGDHAYTFAVGEIAPEVEQLLKITKESLYKGIAALKVGNRVGDVGYAIQSFTEAAGYGVVRELVGHGLGRKMHEDPEMPNYGRRGRGKKFVEGMVVAIEPMINMGTHRIKQLRDGWTILTKDGKPSAHFEHDVAIVDGQPEILSTFKYINKALGIETDEEDAFRKELLVV
- a CDS encoding thioredoxin family protein gives rise to the protein MKKLLLPLFSILIASCGSTATTTSTDTVTPPPNSETSVITEKHPETKQETKPAILIGKQPRKALEATPYATWFSPNYDAYNVDSEVVQKIKPLLGDITIKVFMGTWCGDSKRETPTFYKILDAADYDYKNLELITVDRSKKTPSAHEKGLDIQRVPTFIFYKDGKEIGRYVEYARETLEKDMLAILSGKSYKHAYED
- the gpmI gene encoding 2,3-bisphosphoglycerate-independent phosphoglycerate mutase, whose translation is MKKKVILMILDGWGTSPDPKVSAIDNAKTPFIDGLYTKYPNASLRTDGLHVGLPDGQMGNSEVGHMNLGAGRIVYQDLAKINMAIEKQTLHQEKELLAAFSYAKTNQKKIHLLGLVSDGGVHSHIDHIKGLLDAAHKMDITDIYLHAFTDGRDVDPQSGIDHIRSIEAYMEKTTGSLASIVGRYYAMDRDKRWERVKLAYDLVVHGEGTPSTNSIKSIQESYDNDITDEFIKPISLQKDNKAVATIAADDVVIFFNFRTDRGRELTEMLSQKDMPEYNTKKLPLYYVTMTNYDESFTGINVIYNKDNITETLGEVLAKAGKKQIRIAETEKYPHVTFFFSGGREEPFEGESRILKNSPKVATYDLQPEMSAYELTDSLVEALKQEDTDFVCLNFANGDMVGHTGVMEAAIKACEAVDTCVEKIVTTGLSHGYTTILIADHGNCETMINPDGTPHTAHTTNPVPVILIDQDMTPIKDGILGDIAPTILDLMNIDKPEAMTQHSLVTASVKENS
- a CDS encoding M48 family metalloprotease, with the protein product MRGRGGLKIRILIGVAIVAFAFIKKCNNKTLNPYTDRVQNINMSTDQEIAIGLQSAPQMANQHGGLYPDQKLQNYIDMVGRKLVNSTTARETPYKYEFHLLADPNTINAFALPGGQIFITYALLSRLQNEDQVAGVLGHEIGHVLGRHSAERIAEHDFWKTIATGASVGADAGGIVNQIGQNVLLGNGRDDELESDKLGVRFMIKAGYNPEEMIEVMRILKEAAGPNRTPEFQSTHPDPDNRIEKIRDAIREYQQS
- a CDS encoding CAP domain-containing protein translates to MKKPLKILVLFLVTVSTLISCSKDEDDTVTNRSSEAYTNQIFELINAHRESIGLQALERNPTADQLAVDHTEYMISKAAISHDNFNDRSSSLSEEEGATAVAENVASIYPDPESVVNGWLNSSGHKANIEGEYSHTGIAAIKDKQGKYYYTQLFFRK
- a CDS encoding M15 family metallopeptidase codes for the protein MIRREFIKTSLLGITGISCFPVASLTPSFSKDDLMGKSNPTLYGTSYKLRKEAHQSFLEMSKAASKSGIRIKVVSSYRNYAHQNRIWERKYKAFTTKKMTPEQAIKKIIEYSTIPGTSRHHWGTDLDIVDGNAPQPKGLLLEKNFASEGPFCKLKEWMDRHASSFGFELVYTNKEGRKGFKYEPWHYTYTPLSIPMLKAYRKIDIKKELEKANLLGSSHFTDTFIQNYINENILDINPELL